A genomic region of Luteibacter aegosomatissinici contains the following coding sequences:
- a CDS encoding AraC family transcriptional regulator — translation MPSVPRRCTEPVIASRWTSPPVGGLIATTPPGAHVVAIFLRATRGVICVDGRPWHAGAIPAGTAVVTAPEQQVAAEFFEPVDSLHLRMENAFVAADAELAREIAATPLQAGIYRDEAVDKLARALLATHDAGCMTRCAESLGKPIVARLRHLSANGSRRHPDQHRGMLQNWRLVKVTHYVDANLGKRITLADIARSAGLSPMHFAARFRAATGHKPHEYLQLCRIERAKRLLAEGNRSLIDIAMEVGFRTQAHFTTVFKRFAGRTPHSWRTGLHD, via the coding sequence ATGCCTTCTGTACCCCGACGGTGCACTGAACCGGTCATTGCCTCGCGCTGGACCTCGCCGCCCGTGGGTGGGCTCATCGCGACCACACCGCCTGGTGCGCATGTCGTTGCCATCTTCCTGAGGGCCACGCGCGGCGTCATTTGCGTCGATGGGCGTCCGTGGCACGCGGGAGCGATCCCTGCGGGGACGGCCGTCGTGACGGCACCCGAGCAGCAGGTCGCCGCCGAGTTCTTCGAACCGGTGGATAGCCTGCACCTGCGCATGGAAAACGCGTTTGTAGCGGCCGACGCTGAGCTTGCCCGCGAGATCGCCGCCACGCCGTTGCAGGCGGGCATCTACCGCGATGAAGCCGTCGACAAGCTCGCCCGTGCCCTGCTCGCTACGCATGATGCGGGATGCATGACGCGATGTGCGGAATCCCTCGGCAAGCCCATCGTGGCGCGCCTTCGCCACCTCAGCGCCAATGGTTCTCGACGACACCCGGACCAGCACCGAGGCATGCTGCAGAACTGGCGGCTCGTCAAGGTTACCCACTACGTGGATGCGAATCTCGGCAAGCGCATCACACTGGCGGATATTGCGCGTTCCGCCGGGCTATCGCCGATGCACTTTGCGGCGCGCTTCCGTGCCGCCACCGGGCATAAACCGCATGAGTACCTGCAGCTATGCCGCATAGAACGTGCGAAGCGGTTGCTGGCGGAAGGCAACCGCTCACTGATCGACATAGCGATGGAAGTAGGCTTCCGTACACAGGCGCACTTCACCACTGTGTTCAAACGCTTCGCCGGACGCACACCCCACTCCTGGCGCACAGGCCTGCACGACTAA
- a CDS encoding SCO family protein, giving the protein MTRWLAFFGLLSAMPALAADIDVGGPFHLLDQDGHAVSDQTYRGQPLLMYFGYTSCPDVCPVDVAKIVQVARRVRGSTGIAVTPVFVTVDPARDNAARMKAYVRAFGPEVVGLTGSESQIRQVTDAYHVYFNKVPAEGGYLMDHSTVLYLVGADGTLLDHYGRKLPEQDVAARVAATLEAHR; this is encoded by the coding sequence ATGACCCGCTGGCTCGCCTTTTTTGGCCTGCTTTCCGCCATGCCCGCGCTTGCCGCGGATATCGATGTAGGTGGCCCCTTCCACCTGCTCGACCAGGATGGGCACGCGGTCTCTGACCAGACGTATCGCGGGCAACCGCTATTGATGTACTTCGGTTACACGTCGTGCCCGGATGTCTGCCCGGTGGATGTCGCGAAGATCGTCCAGGTCGCGCGCCGTGTTCGCGGAAGCACGGGTATTGCGGTAACCCCTGTTTTCGTCACCGTGGATCCGGCGCGTGATAACGCCGCGCGCATGAAGGCGTACGTGCGCGCCTTCGGGCCCGAGGTGGTTGGCCTCACTGGTTCCGAATCGCAAATCAGGCAAGTGACGGATGCGTACCACGTCTATTTCAACAAGGTGCCCGCGGAAGGCGGTTACCTGATGGATCACTCCACCGTGCTGTATCTGGTAGGCGCTGACGGCACCTTACTGGATCACTACGGACGCAAGCTTCCCGAACAGGATGTGGCAGCCCGCGTGGCGGCCACGCTTGAGGCGCACCGGTAA
- a CDS encoding multicopper oxidase family protein — translation MLWVAGAAHATELREPKQYTYGADGVTTVTLTAAETKVMVGDTPYTSLVFNGDYDAPLIRTRPGGTIRLTLDNQMDELTNLHFHGMQVSPLDEGDSIFRDTDPHTKGRYVLRLPDDHSPGPYWYHSHFHRGAERQVSGGLSGPILVDGLKDQFPELRPVRERILVLRNFQKTFTGRLASEIVTGSPSIRTINGQFQPDISIKPGETQLWHIFNVDANQYFRMHLAGLRVQLLSQDADTVVKDVTIDEMLVGPSARISILVTGPAPGRYPLTMSAANTGPAGDTYAATTLGTLVSTGDSVPTVRITSAYPQARDLRQDPIAASRRFVFQDAEDDGNAFFINGRRFDPGRVDTTVKLGDTEEWTLFNPSQELHQFHIHQLDFQVTKINGKPVDFIGYRDNVFIPALGSITLRIPFTDPVILGKFVYHCHIMEHEDGGMMQVIQVVKPEDYAQAVKLEPLGGIYGDNQTCAYLRNTGREAIDKTAPVNARPLGGAQ, via the coding sequence TTGCTTTGGGTTGCGGGTGCTGCACACGCGACGGAACTGCGCGAGCCGAAGCAGTACACCTATGGCGCGGATGGCGTTACCACCGTGACGCTTACCGCCGCCGAGACCAAGGTGATGGTGGGCGATACACCGTACACATCGCTGGTATTCAACGGCGATTACGATGCGCCGCTCATTCGCACGCGGCCGGGCGGCACGATTCGCCTGACGCTCGATAACCAGATGGATGAGCTTACGAACCTGCATTTCCACGGCATGCAGGTCTCGCCGCTGGATGAAGGCGACAGCATTTTCAGGGATACCGATCCGCACACCAAGGGCCGGTACGTGCTGCGCCTTCCGGATGATCATTCGCCCGGCCCTTACTGGTACCACAGCCATTTCCATCGCGGGGCCGAGCGCCAGGTATCGGGTGGCCTTTCGGGCCCCATCCTCGTGGATGGCCTGAAAGACCAGTTCCCGGAGTTGCGCCCGGTACGCGAGCGCATCCTCGTGCTACGCAATTTCCAGAAGACCTTTACCGGCCGGCTCGCCAGCGAAATCGTCACCGGCTCGCCGTCCATCCGTACGATCAACGGGCAGTTCCAGCCGGATATCTCGATCAAGCCCGGCGAGACGCAGCTGTGGCATATCTTCAACGTGGATGCGAACCAGTACTTCCGCATGCACCTCGCCGGCCTGCGCGTGCAATTGCTGTCGCAAGATGCGGATACCGTCGTCAAGGATGTGACCATCGACGAAATGCTGGTGGGGCCATCGGCGCGCATCAGCATCCTTGTAACGGGACCGGCCCCTGGCCGATACCCGCTGACGATGAGTGCCGCGAATACCGGCCCGGCGGGCGATACCTATGCTGCAACCACGCTCGGCACCCTCGTTTCTACCGGCGATAGCGTGCCCACCGTACGCATCACCAGCGCTTACCCGCAGGCGCGCGACCTACGGCAGGATCCCATCGCAGCCAGCCGCCGTTTTGTGTTCCAGGACGCCGAGGACGACGGCAACGCGTTCTTCATCAACGGCCGCCGCTTCGATCCCGGCCGCGTGGATACCACGGTGAAGCTGGGCGATACCGAGGAGTGGACGCTGTTCAATCCAAGCCAGGAGCTGCATCAGTTCCACATCCACCAGCTCGATTTCCAGGTCACCAAGATCAACGGCAAGCCAGTGGATTTCATTGGCTACCGCGATAACGTGTTCATTCCCGCACTCGGCTCGATCACGCTGCGCATTCCGTTCACCGACCCGGTGATCCTGGGCAAGTTCGTTTACCACTGCCACATCATGGAGCACGAAGACGGCGGCATGATGCAGGTGATCCAGGTCGTCAAGCCGGAGGATTACGCGCAGGCGGTGAAGCTGGAACCGCTGGGTGGCATCTATGGCGATAACCAGACGTGTGCGTACCTGCGCAACACCGGGCGTGAGGCGATCGACAAGACGGCGCCGGTGAATGCGCGGCCGCTGGGGGGTGCGCAGTGA
- a CDS encoding dihydroxyacetone kinase family protein: MKKIINDPRHVVREMLEGSVARSPGQALLSNQNVVVRKQHDGNATVAILSGGGSGHEPAHAGYVGEGLLAAAIAGDVFTSPSVDAVLAAIRTVGGKAGAVLVVKNYTGDRLNFGLAAEMARSEGIPVEIVTVADDVALRDTVAPDRRRGIAGTVLIHKVVGAAAAAGKSVTAVAELGRRAATGLGSMGVALGSCTVPAAGHPGFELGDTEIEYGLGIHGEPGVRKGPIAPADGLAETVLATIVEDLALTSGQRVALLVNGLGATPPMELDILLRGALNNLRARGIEVVRAWCGNFLTALDMPGASLSVLKVDDELLALLDAPASAPAWHGGGELNDAPIKDVPAAPGEATTTGSPTPAGDAVRRAAHAAAQALLQAEDELTELDAKAGDGDLGASLRRGAEAVLTLPDHAWHTPESALRHMADAMRQAIGGSSGPFYATGLMRAARDLNGVADPTPRQWHAALVAAADAIANLGGAKAGDRTMLDALYPAADAYKAALDANMAPFEALEALHLAATRGAEETATLKARAGRAAYLGDRALGIADGGAVAVAIWMGALR, from the coding sequence ATGAAGAAGATCATCAACGATCCGCGCCATGTCGTCCGTGAAATGCTTGAAGGTTCGGTCGCGCGTTCGCCGGGACAAGCATTGCTTTCGAACCAGAACGTGGTGGTGCGCAAGCAGCATGACGGGAACGCCACCGTGGCGATCCTTTCCGGCGGCGGGAGCGGCCACGAGCCGGCGCACGCGGGCTATGTCGGCGAGGGCCTGCTGGCCGCGGCCATCGCGGGTGATGTCTTCACCTCACCCAGTGTCGACGCGGTGCTCGCCGCGATTCGCACGGTGGGTGGCAAGGCTGGCGCCGTGCTGGTGGTGAAGAACTACACCGGCGACCGGCTCAACTTCGGCTTGGCCGCCGAGATGGCGCGCAGTGAAGGCATTCCTGTCGAGATCGTGACGGTGGCCGATGACGTTGCGCTGCGCGATACCGTGGCACCCGATCGCCGCCGCGGCATCGCGGGAACGGTGCTTATCCACAAGGTGGTCGGCGCCGCTGCGGCGGCGGGCAAGTCGGTAACCGCCGTCGCCGAACTGGGCCGCCGCGCTGCGACGGGCCTGGGTTCCATGGGCGTGGCGCTCGGCTCGTGTACGGTGCCCGCCGCCGGCCACCCGGGTTTCGAGCTGGGTGACACCGAAATTGAATATGGCCTGGGTATCCACGGCGAGCCGGGCGTGCGCAAAGGCCCCATCGCCCCCGCGGATGGCCTGGCCGAGACGGTGCTCGCCACGATCGTGGAGGATCTGGCACTTACGAGCGGCCAGCGCGTGGCCCTGCTGGTGAATGGCCTGGGCGCCACGCCGCCCATGGAGCTCGATATCCTGCTGCGCGGCGCCCTGAACAACCTCAGGGCCCGCGGCATCGAGGTGGTCCGCGCATGGTGTGGAAACTTCCTCACCGCGCTGGATATGCCCGGCGCCTCGCTCTCCGTGTTGAAGGTGGATGACGAACTGCTCGCGCTCCTCGATGCCCCCGCCAGTGCGCCAGCGTGGCACGGCGGTGGCGAGCTCAACGATGCGCCGATCAAGGACGTACCTGCGGCACCGGGCGAAGCCACTACGACCGGATCACCCACACCGGCAGGCGATGCCGTGCGCCGCGCAGCCCATGCCGCCGCCCAGGCCCTGCTCCAGGCCGAGGATGAGCTCACCGAGCTGGATGCCAAGGCAGGTGATGGCGACCTGGGGGCCAGCCTGCGCCGCGGCGCCGAGGCCGTGCTCACCCTGCCCGACCACGCCTGGCACACTCCGGAAAGCGCCTTGCGCCACATGGCCGATGCGATGCGGCAGGCGATCGGCGGCAGTTCCGGGCCGTTCTACGCCACCGGCTTGATGCGCGCCGCCCGCGATCTCAACGGCGTGGCCGATCCGACCCCGCGGCAATGGCATGCGGCGCTGGTGGCCGCCGCCGATGCCATCGCCAACCTCGGTGGCGCCAAAGCCGGGGACCGCACCATGCTGGATGCGCTCTACCCCGCTGCCGATGCCTACAAGGCTGCGCTCGACGCCAACATGGCGCCGTTCGAAGCGCTGGAAGCACTGCACCTGGCGGCCACCCGCGGTGCCGAAGAAACCGCGACGCTCAAGGCCCGGGCGGGACGTGCCGCCTACCTGGGCGACCGCGCGCTGGGCATCGCCGACGGCGGTGCAGTCGCCGTGGCCATCTGGATGGGCGCCCTGCGCTAA
- a CDS encoding magnesium and cobalt transport protein CorA yields the protein MATLSLIPEPTPVDHAGGMIVNCVAYRTNGKRIGDISIDAISDVLKEPDTFVWVGLHEPDEALLLKLQEEFDLHDLAIEDAQLAHQRTKIETYGDSLFIVAQTAQLVGGNIAFGETQIFLGRRYFMTVRHGASLSYAPARRSCEQTPELLAMGPSYALYAVLDFIVDNFLPIVRDFREELHELETDIFAETYNRQTIKRLYDMQRELMTLRLAVVPLQDIVAQLTRLHPHLIHDELRAYFRDIYDHVFRVNESISAMREMLGAAIGVNLALVTFGQNEVMKKLAGWAAMLAAPTLITSWYGMNFAHMPELDKPWAYPAITCLVACIVGGIFIALKRNRWF from the coding sequence ATGGCTACCCTCTCCCTGATCCCCGAACCCACGCCCGTCGACCACGCCGGCGGCATGATCGTTAACTGCGTCGCTTACCGAACCAACGGCAAGCGTATCGGCGATATCTCGATCGACGCCATCAGCGATGTCTTGAAGGAGCCCGATACGTTCGTGTGGGTCGGGCTGCATGAGCCTGATGAGGCGCTACTCCTCAAGTTGCAGGAAGAATTTGATCTTCACGACCTGGCGATCGAGGATGCGCAGCTTGCGCACCAACGCACCAAGATCGAAACGTACGGTGATTCACTGTTCATCGTGGCGCAGACGGCCCAGCTGGTCGGCGGCAATATCGCGTTCGGTGAAACGCAGATCTTCCTGGGCCGCCGTTACTTCATGACGGTGCGCCACGGCGCGTCGCTTTCGTACGCTCCTGCGCGGCGCAGCTGCGAACAGACACCTGAGCTACTGGCCATGGGGCCGAGCTATGCGCTCTACGCCGTACTCGATTTCATCGTGGATAACTTCCTGCCGATCGTGCGCGATTTCCGGGAAGAGCTACACGAACTCGAAACCGATATCTTCGCGGAAACGTACAACAGGCAGACGATCAAGCGCCTGTACGACATGCAGCGCGAACTGATGACGCTGCGCCTGGCAGTCGTGCCGCTTCAAGATATCGTGGCGCAGCTTACGCGGCTGCATCCGCACCTTATCCACGATGAGTTGCGCGCCTATTTCCGCGATATCTACGATCACGTTTTCCGCGTCAACGAATCGATTTCCGCCATGCGTGAAATGCTGGGTGCAGCGATCGGTGTGAACCTTGCATTGGTCACCTTCGGCCAGAACGAAGTGATGAAAAAGCTGGCTGGCTGGGCCGCCATGCTCGCCGCGCCGACGCTGATCACCAGCTGGTATGGCATGAACTTCGCGCACATGCCGGAGCTGGACAAGCCGTGGGCGTATCCTGCCATTACCTGCCTTGTGGCGTGTATCGTCGGCGGTATATTTATCGCCCTGAAGCGCAACCGCTGGTTCTAG
- a CDS encoding DUF4105 domain-containing protein → MRHALLFLLALCLVPSLARAGIVDAPASNIEVSLLTYGPGDIYWERFGHDALEVRDTASGEAIAFNYGVFDFDQDGFILNFARGIMAYRMDAETTASDVQFYKGEGRYVHRQVLALDEPQKEELRRFLLWNIRPENAGYNYDYYLDNCTTRVRDALDAALGGALHRQWSAQPGGMTYREQTSRLMSNQAWLMLGMDLGLGPFADQPMTSWRDAFLPMELEALVRTTQVNGKPLVLKEETLADATLVPPPDKAPDLRWPLLIAGIVLAIPLALPAVTRHRGARGVFVAAGTLFTVFAGVAGLFMLGLWTLTLHRSAWGNFNLLAYQPFALLIIPGIWRLRRAGRPMSRLASRVTGSSFAACVIGLLLHLWPDFPQRNMPWLLFALPCWAALFASLCRRHD, encoded by the coding sequence ATGCGCCACGCCCTGCTCTTCCTCCTCGCCCTTTGCCTCGTCCCCTCACTGGCCCGCGCCGGCATCGTCGACGCGCCCGCGTCGAACATCGAGGTCTCGCTGCTTACTTATGGCCCGGGCGATATCTACTGGGAGCGCTTCGGCCACGATGCGTTGGAAGTGCGTGACACGGCGAGCGGCGAAGCCATCGCCTTCAACTACGGCGTGTTCGATTTCGACCAGGATGGCTTCATCCTGAATTTCGCCCGCGGCATCATGGCGTACCGCATGGATGCCGAAACCACGGCCTCCGATGTGCAGTTCTACAAGGGCGAAGGCCGTTACGTGCACCGGCAGGTGCTGGCGCTGGACGAGCCGCAAAAAGAAGAGCTTCGCCGCTTCCTGCTGTGGAACATCCGCCCGGAAAACGCGGGCTACAACTACGATTACTACCTGGACAACTGCACCACGCGCGTCCGCGATGCGCTGGATGCCGCGCTGGGCGGCGCGCTGCACCGCCAGTGGAGTGCACAGCCGGGCGGCATGACCTACCGCGAGCAGACCTCGCGGCTGATGAGCAACCAGGCGTGGCTCATGCTCGGCATGGACCTCGGCCTCGGCCCGTTCGCCGACCAGCCGATGACGTCATGGCGCGATGCCTTCCTGCCGATGGAACTGGAAGCCCTGGTTCGCACGACCCAGGTGAATGGCAAGCCCTTGGTGCTGAAGGAAGAAACCCTGGCCGACGCCACACTGGTGCCGCCGCCGGACAAGGCGCCTGACCTGCGCTGGCCACTGCTGATCGCCGGCATCGTGCTCGCCATCCCGCTCGCCCTGCCCGCCGTGACGCGCCACCGCGGTGCCCGCGGCGTGTTCGTCGCCGCGGGCACCCTCTTCACCGTGTTCGCCGGCGTGGCGGGCCTGTTCATGCTGGGCCTGTGGACACTGACCCTGCACCGCTCGGCCTGGGGCAACTTCAACCTGCTTGCCTACCAGCCGTTCGCGCTGCTGATCATCCCGGGCATCTGGCGCCTGCGCCGCGCGGGCCGTCCGATGAGCCGGCTGGCCTCGCGTGTCACCGGCAGCTCGTTCGCCGCTTGCGTCATCGGCTTGCTTCTACACCTCTGGCCGGATTTCCCGCAGCGGAACATGCCCTGGCTGCTCTTCGCGCTGCCGTGCTGGGCCGCCCTTTTCGCCAGCCTGTGCCGGCGGCACGATTGA
- a CDS encoding HlyC/CorC family transporter, whose protein sequence is MNEDPGSTNGPAHRSWWDRLGHLFSSEPRNRGELIEELRTAQVNGLLSNDTLTMVEGAIKVTELSVDDVMVPRAQIVSLPVDAPLPDILAAVVESGHSRFPVHGEDKDEVLGILLAKDLLKYFGKAECNDIRGLLRPAVLIPESMRLNVLLAEFRLTRNHMALVVDEYGGVAGLITIEDVLEQIVGEIDDEHDDEEDPVLVQPLDNGALTVSALTPIADFNEETGAHFSDEEYDTIGGMITSEFGHLPSVGEEIGVGEFLFRVTEADDRRVQQFHVTRVNGAA, encoded by the coding sequence ATGAACGAGGACCCTGGTAGTACCAACGGCCCGGCTCACCGATCGTGGTGGGACCGACTGGGCCATCTGTTTTCCAGCGAGCCGCGCAACCGCGGTGAACTGATCGAGGAGCTGCGTACCGCACAGGTCAATGGCCTCCTCTCCAACGACACCCTGACCATGGTCGAGGGTGCGATCAAGGTGACCGAACTCAGCGTTGACGATGTCATGGTGCCGCGCGCCCAGATCGTCAGCCTCCCAGTCGATGCTCCCCTCCCCGATATCCTCGCCGCCGTGGTCGAGTCCGGCCATTCGCGCTTCCCCGTGCATGGCGAAGACAAGGATGAAGTGCTGGGCATCCTGCTCGCCAAGGACCTGCTGAAGTACTTCGGCAAGGCCGAGTGCAACGATATCCGTGGCCTGCTCCGCCCCGCGGTGCTCATCCCCGAATCCATGCGCCTGAACGTGCTGCTGGCGGAGTTCCGCCTTACGCGCAACCACATGGCGCTGGTGGTCGATGAATACGGTGGCGTGGCTGGCCTCATCACGATTGAAGACGTGCTGGAGCAGATCGTCGGCGAAATCGACGACGAGCACGATGACGAAGAAGATCCCGTGCTGGTGCAGCCGCTGGATAACGGTGCGCTCACCGTCAGCGCGCTCACGCCCATCGCGGATTTCAACGAAGAGACCGGTGCACATTTCTCCGACGAGGAATACGACACCATCGGCGGCATGATCACCTCCGAGTTCGGCCACCTGCCCTCCGTGGGCGAGGAGATCGGCGTGGGTGAATTCCTGTTCCGCGTCACCGAAGCCGACGACCGGCGCGTGCAGCAGTTCCATGTGACGCGAGTCAACGGCGCAGCCTGA
- the ybeY gene encoding rRNA maturation RNase YbeY, protein MSQVDVAVGYATASRKGIPAPASFRRWVEAALKGARRRKATEVAIRIVDAEEGQALNLQYRGRDYATNVLSFEADLPPGVDLPLIGDLVICAPVVAREAAEQGKKANDHWAHLTIHGTLHLLGYDHIVDAEAEAMEALETRVLAGLGIADPYTVP, encoded by the coding sequence GTGAGCCAGGTGGATGTCGCGGTGGGCTACGCCACCGCCTCGCGCAAGGGCATCCCTGCCCCGGCCAGCTTCCGCCGCTGGGTGGAGGCCGCGCTCAAGGGAGCGCGCCGGCGCAAGGCCACCGAGGTGGCCATCCGTATCGTCGATGCCGAGGAAGGCCAGGCCCTGAACCTGCAGTACCGAGGCCGCGATTACGCCACCAACGTGCTCTCGTTCGAGGCCGACCTGCCGCCCGGCGTGGACCTGCCCCTGATCGGCGACCTGGTGATCTGCGCCCCCGTGGTGGCCCGCGAGGCCGCCGAACAGGGCAAGAAGGCCAACGACCACTGGGCCCACCTCACCATCCACGGCACCCTGCACCTGCTGGGCTACGACCACATCGTGGATGCCGAGGCCGAGGCGATGGAGGCCCTGGAGACCCGCGTCCTGGCCGGCCTGGGCATCGCCGACCCCTACACGGTCCCCTGA
- a CDS encoding PhoH family protein yields the protein MNPGLSQRDFALDPEDNARLANLCGPLDEHIRQIELRLGIEIDHRGALFRVIGDEAAAKAGEQVLRALYAATENETLNGQVINMHLAESGIDALNEQAAESAQEVVIKVKRGVIKGRGPNQARYLHAINTHDINFGVGPAGTGKTYLAVASAVEALEANRVQRVLLVRPAVEAGEKLGFLPGDLSQKIDPYLRPLYDALYEMVGFEKVAKLIERNVIEIAPLAYMRGRTLNDSYVILDEAQNTTVEQMKMFLTRIGFGSVAVITGDVSQVDLPRHIRSGLRHAIEVLRGVDGISFTFFTSRDVVRHPLVAKIVRAYEAFEDKQDERQ from the coding sequence ATGAATCCAGGTCTTTCCCAACGCGATTTCGCCCTCGATCCCGAGGACAATGCCCGTCTCGCCAACCTGTGCGGCCCCCTCGATGAGCACATCCGCCAGATCGAGCTGCGGCTCGGCATCGAGATCGACCACCGGGGTGCCCTGTTCCGCGTCATCGGTGACGAGGCGGCAGCGAAGGCCGGCGAGCAGGTCCTCCGCGCGCTCTACGCCGCGACCGAGAACGAGACCCTGAATGGCCAGGTGATCAACATGCACCTGGCCGAGTCCGGCATCGACGCGCTCAACGAGCAGGCGGCCGAGTCGGCGCAGGAAGTGGTGATCAAGGTCAAGCGCGGCGTGATCAAGGGTCGCGGCCCCAACCAGGCCCGCTACCTGCACGCCATCAACACCCACGACATCAATTTCGGCGTGGGCCCGGCCGGCACCGGCAAGACCTACCTGGCCGTCGCCAGCGCCGTCGAGGCGCTGGAAGCCAACCGCGTGCAGCGCGTGCTGCTGGTACGCCCTGCCGTGGAAGCCGGCGAAAAGCTCGGTTTCCTGCCGGGCGATCTCAGCCAGAAGATCGATCCGTACCTGCGCCCGCTGTACGACGCGCTGTACGAGATGGTCGGTTTCGAGAAGGTCGCCAAGCTGATCGAACGCAACGTGATCGAGATCGCGCCGCTGGCGTATATGCGCGGCCGCACGCTCAATGATTCGTACGTCATCCTCGACGAAGCCCAGAACACGACCGTGGAACAGATGAAGATGTTCCTCACCCGCATCGGCTTCGGCTCGGTGGCGGTGATCACGGGCGACGTCTCGCAGGTGGACCTGCCCCGCCACATCCGCTCGGGCCTGCGTCATGCCATCGAGGTGCTGCGCGGCGTCGATGGCATCAGCTTCACCTTCTTCACCTCCCGCGACGTGGTCCGTCACCCGCTGGTGGCCAAGATCGTGCGTGCCTACGAGGCATTTGAAGACAAGCAGGACGAGCGCCAGTGA
- the miaB gene encoding tRNA (N6-isopentenyl adenosine(37)-C2)-methylthiotransferase MiaB: MSGKLFIKTHGCQMNEYDSAKMADVLRASHGLELTQDESEADVILVNTCSIREKAQEKVFSQLGKWKEHKKNGKPVLIGVGGCVASQEGDAILKRAPYVDLVFGPQTLHRLPEMIEAKRASGKAQVDISFPEIEKFDRLPEPRAEGPTAFVSIMEGCSKYCSYCVVPYTRGEEISRPFDDVIVEVAQLAEQGVREVNLLGQNVNAYRGPMHDGSVADLAVLIHAIAQIDGIGRIRFTTSHPLEFSDSLIEAYGSVPQLANYLHLPVQAGSDRILSAMKRGYTALEFKQKIRKLRAVRPDICISSDFIVGFPGETEDDFQKTMKLIDDIGFDQSFSFIFSSRPGTPAANLADETPAEEKHARLTRLQAAINENARKINEAMVGTVQRVLVEKPSRKNPNEMTGRTENMRYVNFPGHPRMIGQFVDVVITEAMSNSLRGRVRLDDEVALAS; the protein is encoded by the coding sequence ATGAGCGGCAAGCTTTTCATCAAGACCCACGGCTGCCAGATGAACGAGTACGACTCGGCCAAGATGGCCGATGTACTGCGCGCGTCCCACGGCCTGGAGTTGACCCAGGACGAATCGGAAGCCGATGTCATCCTGGTCAACACCTGCTCCATCCGCGAGAAGGCCCAGGAAAAGGTCTTCAGCCAACTCGGCAAGTGGAAGGAACACAAGAAGAACGGCAAGCCCGTGCTCATTGGCGTGGGTGGCTGCGTCGCCTCGCAGGAAGGCGATGCCATCCTGAAGCGCGCACCGTATGTGGACCTGGTCTTCGGCCCGCAAACCCTGCACCGCCTGCCCGAGATGATCGAGGCCAAGCGTGCCAGCGGCAAGGCGCAGGTCGATATCAGCTTCCCGGAAATCGAAAAGTTCGACCGCCTGCCGGAACCCCGCGCCGAAGGCCCCACCGCCTTCGTATCGATCATGGAAGGCTGCTCGAAGTACTGCTCGTACTGCGTGGTGCCCTACACCCGCGGCGAAGAGATCAGCCGCCCGTTCGACGATGTGATCGTCGAAGTGGCCCAGCTCGCCGAACAGGGCGTGCGCGAAGTGAACCTGCTCGGCCAGAACGTCAACGCGTACCGTGGCCCCATGCACGATGGCAGCGTGGCGGATCTGGCGGTGCTCATCCACGCCATCGCCCAGATCGATGGCATTGGCCGTATCCGCTTCACCACCTCGCACCCGCTGGAGTTCTCCGATTCGCTGATCGAGGCGTACGGCAGCGTGCCGCAGCTGGCCAACTACCTGCACCTGCCGGTGCAGGCCGGCTCGGATCGCATCCTGTCGGCCATGAAGCGCGGCTACACCGCACTTGAGTTCAAGCAGAAGATCCGCAAGCTGCGCGCCGTGCGCCCGGATATCTGCATCTCTTCCGACTTCATCGTGGGCTTCCCGGGTGAAACCGAGGATGATTTCCAGAAGACCATGAAGCTGATCGACGATATCGGCTTCGACCAGAGCTTCTCCTTCATCTTCTCGTCGCGCCCCGGCACGCCGGCGGCCAACCTTGCCGATGAAACGCCGGCCGAGGAAAAGCACGCCCGCCTTACGCGCCTGCAGGCTGCGATCAACGAAAACGCACGCAAGATCAACGAGGCGATGGTCGGCACCGTGCAGCGTGTGCTGGTGGAAAAGCCGAGCCGCAAGAACCCGAACGAAATGACCGGCCGCACCGAGAACATGCGTTACGTGAACTTTCCCGGCCATCCGCGGATGATCGGGCAGTTCGTCGACGTCGTGATCACCGAGGCCATGAGCAACTCCTTGCGTGGCCGCGTCCGCCTCGATGATGAGGTCGCTCTCGCTTCGTAG